AGTTTGACAGGAGAGATATCAAATTGTAAAAAGCTAAGGCATTTATACCTAGCTGGGAATCGCTTTTCAGGTAACCTTCCTGGTTCATTGAGCGATTTGACTGATTTGGTAAGAATCGACATATCCAACAATGAGTTCAGTGGTGAGTTGCCAAACTTGTCAAAAGATACAGGTTTGTTAACGTTTTTAGCCCGGAACAATCACTTTACAGGGCAGCTTCCTAAGTTTAACTATGATCAGCTTGAATTTTTTGATGTCTCGAATAACGATCTGACTGGTAAAGTCCCTGATCATACGGGTCGTTTTGATGCCAAAAGTTTCATTGGCAACCCTCGGTTATGTGGGAAAGGGTTGGCAAAAAAATGTGGAAAGAAAAGCTCACATGAGTTTCTTATGTATTCAGGTTATGCCATTCTTAGTTTAATCGTTATTGTTTTGATTGGTCTATTATTCctcaagaaaaaagaaaagcgTGAAGAAACCAAGGGCATCTCCCCCATGAAAAATGGAGTTAAAAGTACTAATAATAAAGATAGTGGTATTTCAAGTGATTCCAAAACTGGCGTGAGCAGGTCAGAATTCTCATTAACATCGTGCGAAAATGGTGGGGTTTCATCTTCACTCGTTGTTCTTACGAGTCCAGTGGAAGCGGTTAATGGGCTGAAGTTTGAAGATCTTCTTAGAGCGCCAGCTGAATTGATTGGACGAGGAAAACACGGGAGTCTTTATAGAGTTATTCCAAACGGAGGGGTTCCGCTTGTTGTTAAAAGGATCAAAGAGTGGGATATTCCAAGAGATGAGTTTAAGAAAAGAATGCAAAGAATAGACCAAGTCAAACACCCTAAAGTGTTACCTGTGGTTGCATATTATTGTTCTAAACAAGAAAAGCTACTAGTTTATGAGTTCCAGCCTAATGGCAGTGTCTTTGAGCTCCTCCATGGTAAGTCCTTTACTTTTCTAATTGCTACATTTTGGATAATCAAGCTtcatactattatatataagagCGGGTACTTTTCTGGCCCAAACCTAGACAAAACTTAGTCAAGCTGGGTCCTATGTTAATCTTTTAGGTCTGTTTGGGCTAAACAAAGTGTCTAAACTGAGCTAAAGCTAAAACAGTCCTTGATGTTGTGGATCAAAACCCGGGTCAGGGTTGGGTTGTGTTGATTTGTTAATA
The Erigeron canadensis isolate Cc75 chromosome 2, C_canadensis_v1, whole genome shotgun sequence DNA segment above includes these coding regions:
- the LOC122588290 gene encoding probable inactive receptor kinase At2g26730, with the protein product MGRAGSVFVVSFVFVLLFHVGKTEITDVRDALVDFMEELDPENLHATKGWGWNKSSDPCLPTPWFKVECDSTNQTVKHIILDQLNLTGSVDFESVCKETNLLKLSLNNNNLSGSLTGEISNCKKLRHLYLAGNRFSGNLPGSLSDLTDLVRIDISNNEFSGELPNLSKDTGLLTFLARNNHFTGQLPKFNYDQLEFFDVSNNDLTGKVPDHTGRFDAKSFIGNPRLCGKGLAKKCGKKSSHEFLMYSGYAILSLIVIVLIGLLFLKKKEKREETKGISPMKNGVKSTNNKDSGISSDSKTGVSRSEFSLTSCENGGVSSSLVVLTSPVEAVNGLKFEDLLRAPAELIGRGKHGSLYRVIPNGGVPLVVKRIKEWDIPRDEFKKRMQRIDQVKHPKVLPVVAYYCSKQEKLLVYEFQPNGSVFELLHGQNGQNFDWGSRLNVAYNTAEALAFMHKELEGDQIAHGNLKSSNILLTKDMEACVSEYGLMVVDDGSQKNSAFNVDVYAFGVLLLELLTGKQVQSNGFDLAKWVNSVVKEEWTGEVFDKTLVVEGANEERMVALLKIALTCINDSHDLRPRMDQVATMINTLKDDEDRSMAASDP